Proteins encoded by one window of Paenibacillus sp. DCT19:
- the mobB gene encoding molybdopterin-guanine dinucleotide biosynthesis protein B, whose translation MSDIRTNKPHIVQIVGYKNSGKSTLTAALTKQLTLLGRRVAVIKHDGHDHFQMDHEGTDSFNFTSNGASAIVVMSATRTAIIEQRATELREMIEYLSEYDWILIEGHKQAAYPKLLMIREPEDLSLYEQLQGILAVVTRVPLMGREDVTCEQLVWHDIQETEHIGNWLVQRIEGI comes from the coding sequence ATGTCAGATATCCGAACAAACAAGCCTCATATTGTACAGATCGTGGGATATAAAAACTCAGGTAAAAGTACGCTAACGGCGGCGTTGACTAAACAACTGACTCTTCTTGGACGGCGTGTCGCTGTCATTAAACATGATGGACATGATCACTTTCAGATGGATCATGAGGGAACGGATTCATTTAACTTCACTTCGAACGGAGCTTCGGCTATCGTTGTCATGTCTGCCACGCGGACGGCGATCATTGAACAACGAGCTACAGAGCTTCGTGAAATGATTGAATATCTATCCGAATATGACTGGATTCTGATTGAAGGCCACAAACAAGCTGCATATCCCAAGCTTCTGATGATTCGAGAACCCGAAGATCTCTCATTGTACGAACAATTACAGGGAATCTTAGCTGTGGTGACAAGAGTACCCCTAATGGGACGTGAAGATGTTACCTGTGAGCAGTTAGTTTGGCACGATATACAGGAGACAGAGCATATCGGGAACTGGCTTGTGCAACGTATAGAGGGGATCTAA
- the glp gene encoding gephyrin-like molybdotransferase Glp, with protein MTNAKFNRTAVQVSDAQARIAAHVRPGTIEKVSLESAHGRTLAEKIVAPHPYPFFRRSGMDGYAIVSSDTLHASSEQQIWLRVVDEIPCGYTSDQTITSGTTARIMTGAQVPEGADAVVMLEMTESKTENGEQWIGLKRHVQAKANITPIGLEVEEGQLLLDAGTLIQAGEQSVLATFGVAEVPVFRRPKVAIFATGTELLALDEPLQPGRIRNSNSYLLRSLVVESGGEPIMYGSIADDVGTARKTLAEAVKHNDIVVTTGGVSVGDYDIMGDLVREDDMEMLFNKVTMRPGSVTTAAIVDQKNLFALSGNPGACFVGFNLFVRPTLRMMQNDPHPYLQEWTAILDEGYTKVNNYTRFVRGRIEVRNGEVHALPAAARVDESSVMITIKDSECLIIIPPDKKGVPAGELVRILKLPTGLVR; from the coding sequence ATGACAAATGCTAAATTCAATCGAACGGCTGTACAGGTTTCCGATGCTCAAGCTAGAATTGCTGCCCATGTAAGACCAGGCACCATAGAAAAAGTGTCATTAGAATCGGCTCATGGACGCACGCTTGCAGAGAAGATCGTTGCACCACATCCGTATCCATTCTTCCGCAGATCAGGAATGGACGGCTATGCTATTGTAAGCAGCGACACGCTGCATGCTAGCAGTGAACAGCAAATCTGGCTTCGTGTTGTAGATGAAATTCCTTGTGGGTATACATCGGATCAGACGATAACATCAGGTACAACAGCACGTATAATGACCGGTGCACAGGTACCAGAAGGCGCAGACGCTGTTGTTATGCTTGAGATGACCGAGAGCAAAACAGAAAATGGCGAGCAATGGATTGGCTTGAAGCGTCATGTGCAGGCGAAAGCCAACATTACGCCAATTGGTCTTGAAGTAGAAGAAGGCCAGTTGCTGCTGGATGCAGGTACGCTGATCCAAGCGGGTGAACAATCCGTATTAGCGACATTTGGTGTAGCTGAAGTGCCTGTATTTCGACGTCCGAAGGTGGCGATCTTCGCAACAGGGACAGAATTGTTAGCATTGGACGAGCCATTGCAGCCAGGACGGATCCGTAACAGTAATAGTTATTTACTACGTTCACTCGTTGTTGAGTCAGGTGGTGAACCCATCATGTATGGTTCTATCGCAGATGATGTGGGAACCGCACGTAAGACACTCGCAGAAGCAGTTAAGCACAACGATATAGTGGTTACAACAGGCGGCGTGTCTGTAGGTGACTATGATATTATGGGAGATCTGGTTCGTGAAGACGACATGGAAATGCTATTTAACAAAGTAACCATGAGACCAGGCAGTGTTACAACCGCAGCCATCGTGGATCAGAAAAACCTATTTGCATTATCAGGCAATCCCGGAGCATGTTTTGTCGGATTTAACTTATTTGTGCGGCCTACACTTCGTATGATGCAGAATGATCCTCATCCTTATTTGCAAGAATGGACAGCGATCTTGGATGAAGGGTATACGAAGGTAAATAACTATACCCGTTTTGTGCGGGGACGAATAGAAGTTCGGAATGGTGAAGTTCACGCATTGCCGGCAGCAGCACGGGTTGATGAATCTAGTGTGATGATCACAATCAAGGATAGTGAATGTTTAATTATTATTCCGCCAGATAAGAAGGGCGTTCCTGCGGGTGAGCTTGTGCGGATTCTTAAGCTCCCTACAGGTCTTGTGAGATAG